The DNA region CGGTGGCAGGCCTGGGCGCAGTCCTGGCAGTGCGGGGCCGTGTGGCTCTCGCACTCGTGCGCGCAGCTCTCGCAGATGCGCGCGCACAGCTCGCAGACATGCGCCACGTGGGCGCTGTCGCGCGCCATGCAGGCAGCGGCCAGGCGGCACACGGCAGCGCAGTCCATGTCCAGTGCGATGCACTTGGCCATGTGGCGCGGGTCGGGCTCGCGCAGGCAGGCGGCCGAGCAGAAGTCGCAGGCGTTCGCACAGTCCGTGCAGGCCGCGATGCAGTCCAGGTAGCGGGAACGGGCCAGGGT from Paracidovorax wautersii includes:
- a CDS encoding four-helix bundle copper-binding protein, which gives rise to MLEAPHTLARSRYLDCIAACTDCANACDFCSAACLREPDPRHMAKCIALDMDCAAVCRLAAACMARDSAHVAHVCELCARICESCAHECESHTAPHCQDCAQACHRCAQLCRDMFA